The following proteins come from a genomic window of Dreissena polymorpha isolate Duluth1 chromosome 1, UMN_Dpol_1.0, whole genome shotgun sequence:
- the LOC127864543 gene encoding uncharacterized protein LOC127864543 isoform X23, whose translation MVQRDKKSQEKVGSNYKGCHKKKSEVNQPSDSSATNNANTTSLPLRDTAAPSLPSPDTQAPSLPSPDTQDPSLPSPDTQAPSLPSPDTQAPSLPSPDTQAPSLPSHDTQAPSLPSPDTQALSLPSPDTQVPSLPSPDTQAPSLPSPDTQAPSLPSPDTQAPSLPSHDTQAPSLPSPDTQALSLPSPDTQAPSLPSPDTQAPSLPSPDTQAPSLPSPNTQDPSLPSPDAQDPSLPSPDAQDPSLPSPDTQAPISTENNNNNSKQVPSQHPCALHVVNECVTTDRLVPPLQGDNRLVPPLQGDRRAWLQTRH comes from the exons ATGGTTCAAAGGGACAAAAAAAGCCAGGAAAAGGTTGGCAGCAATTACAAGGGCTGCCACAAAAAGAAG AGCGAAGTGAACCAGCCATCAGACAGCAGCGCAACCAACAATGCCAACACTACCAGCCTGCCTTTACGTGACACTGCGGCCCCCAGCCTGCCTTCACCTGACACTCAGGCCCCAAGCCTGCCTTCACCTGACACTCAGGACCCAAGCCTGCCTTCACCTGACACTCAGGCACCCAGCCTGCCTTCACCTGACACTCAGGCCCCAAGCCTGCCTTCACCTGACACTCAGGCACCCAGCCTGCCTTCACATGACACTCAGGCCCCAAGCCTGCCTTCACCTGACACTCAGGCCCTAAGCCTGCCTTCACCTGACACTCAGGTCCCAAGCCTGCCTTCACCTGACACTCAGGCCCCAAGCCTGCCTTCACCTGACACTCAGGCCCCAAGCCTGCCTTCACCTGACACTCAGGCACCCAGCCTGCCTTCACATGACACTCAGGCCCCAAGCCTGCCTTCACCTGACACTCAGGCCCTAAGCCTGCCTTCAC CTGACACTCAGGCCCCAAGCCTGCCTTCAC CTGACACTCAGGCCCCAAGCCTGCCTTCACCTGACACTCAGGCCCCCAGCCTGCCTTCAC CTAACACTCAGGACCCCAGCCTGCCTTCACCTGATGCTCAGGACCCCAGCCTGCCTTCACCTGATGCTCAGGACCCCAGCCTGCCTTCACCTGACACTCAGGCCCCAATAAGCACagagaacaacaacaacaactccaAACAG GTGCCCTCCCAGCACCCCTGCGCCCTGCATGTTGTCAACGAATGTGTGACCACCGACAGACTGGTACCACCGCTCCAAGGGGACAACAGACTGGTACCACCGCTCCAAGGGGACAGGAGAGCTTGGCTGCAGACCAGACATTGA
- the LOC127864543 gene encoding uncharacterized protein LOC127864543 isoform X26 encodes MVQRDKKSQEKVGSNYKGCHKKKSEVNQPSDSSATNNANTTSLPLRDTAAPSLPSPDTQAPSLPSPDTQAPSLPSPDTQAPSLPSPDTQAPSLPSPDTQAPSLPSPDTQAPSLPSHDTQAPSLPSPDTQALSLPSPDTQVPSLPSPDTQAPSLPSPDTQAPSLPSPDTQAPSLPSPDTQAPSLPSPNTQDPSLPSPDTQDPCLPSPNTQDPSLPSPDAQDPSLPSPDAQDPSLPSPDTQAPISTENNNNNSKQVPSQHPCALHVVNECVTTDRLVPPLQGDNRLVPPLQGDRRAWLQTRH; translated from the exons ATGGTTCAAAGGGACAAAAAAAGCCAGGAAAAGGTTGGCAGCAATTACAAGGGCTGCCACAAAAAGAAG AGCGAAGTGAACCAGCCATCAGACAGCAGCGCAACCAACAATGCCAACACTACCAGCCTGCCTTTACGTGACACTGCGGCCCCCAGCCTGCCTTCACCTGACACTCAGGCCCCAAGCCTGCCTTCAC CTGACACTCAGGCACCCAGCCTGCCTTCACCTGACACTCAGGCCCCAAGCCTGCCTTCAC CTGACACTCAGGCCCCAAGCCTGCCTTCACCTGACACTCAGGCCCCAAGCCTGCCTTCACCTGACACTCAGGCACCCAGCCTGCCTTCACATGACACTCAGGCCCCAAGCCTGCCTTCACCTGACACTCAGGCCCTAAGCCTGCCTTCACCTGACACTCAGGTCCCAAGCCTGCCTTCACCTGACACTCAGGCCCCAAGCCTGCCTTCACCTGACACTCAGGCCCCCAGCCTGCCTTCACCTGACACTCAGGCCCCAAGCCTGCCTTCACCTGACACTCAGGCCCCCAGCCTGCCTTCACCTAATACTCAGGACCCCAGTCTGCCTTCACCTGACACTCAGGACCCATGCCTGCCTTCACCTAACACTCAGGACCCCAGCCTGCCTTCACCTGATGCTCAGGACCCCAGCCTGCCTTCACCTGATGCTCAGGACCCCAGCCTGCCTTCACCTGACACTCAGGCCCCAATAAGCACagagaacaacaacaacaactccaAACAG GTGCCCTCCCAGCACCCCTGCGCCCTGCATGTTGTCAACGAATGTGTGACCACCGACAGACTGGTACCACCGCTCCAAGGGGACAACAGACTGGTACCACCGCTCCAAGGGGACAGGAGAGCTTGGCTGCAGACCAGACATTGA
- the LOC127864543 gene encoding uncharacterized protein LOC127864543 isoform X13: MVQRDKKSQEKVGSNYKGCHKKKSEVNQPSDSSATNNANTTSLPLRDTAAPSLPSPDTQAPSLPSPDTQDPSLPSPDTQAPSLPSPDTQAPSLPSPDTQAPSLPSHDTQAPSLPSPDTQALSLPSPDTQVPSLPSPDTQAPSLPSPDTQAPSLPSPDTQAPSLPSHDTQAPSLPSPDTQALSLPSPDTQAPSLPSPDTQAPSLPSPDTQAPSLPSPNTQDPSLPSPDTQDPCLPSPNTQDPSLPSPDAQDPSLPSPDAQDPSLPSPDTQAPISTENNNNNSKQVPSQHPCALHVVNECVTTDRLVPPLQGDNRLVPPLQGDRRAWLQTRH; encoded by the exons ATGGTTCAAAGGGACAAAAAAAGCCAGGAAAAGGTTGGCAGCAATTACAAGGGCTGCCACAAAAAGAAG AGCGAAGTGAACCAGCCATCAGACAGCAGCGCAACCAACAATGCCAACACTACCAGCCTGCCTTTACGTGACACTGCGGCCCCCAGCCTGCCTTCACCTGACACTCAGGCCCCAAGCCTGCCTTCACCTGACACTCAGGACCCAAGCCTGCCTTCACCTGACACTCAGGCACCCAGCCTGCCTTCACCTGACACTCAGGCCCCAAGCCTGCCTTCACCTGACACTCAGGCACCCAGCCTGCCTTCACATGACACTCAGGCCCCAAGCCTGCCTTCACCTGACACTCAGGCCCTAAGCCTGCCTTCACCTGACACTCAGGTCCCAAGCCTGCCTTCACCTGACACTCAGGCCCCAAGCCTGCCTTCACCTGACACTCAGGCCCCAAGCCTGCCTTCACCTGACACTCAGGCACCCAGCCTGCCTTCACATGACACTCAGGCCCCAAGCCTGCCTTCACCTGACACTCAGGCCCTAAGCCTGCCTTCAC CTGACACTCAGGCCCCAAGCCTGCCTTCAC CTGACACTCAGGCCCCAAGCCTGCCTTCACCTGACACTCAGGCCCCCAGCCTGCCTTCACCTAATACTCAGGACCCCAGTCTGCCTTCACCTGACACTCAGGACCCATGCCTGCCTTCACCTAACACTCAGGACCCCAGCCTGCCTTCACCTGATGCTCAGGACCCCAGCCTGCCTTCACCTGATGCTCAGGACCCCAGCCTGCCTTCACCTGACACTCAGGCCCCAATAAGCACagagaacaacaacaacaactccaAACAG GTGCCCTCCCAGCACCCCTGCGCCCTGCATGTTGTCAACGAATGTGTGACCACCGACAGACTGGTACCACCGCTCCAAGGGGACAACAGACTGGTACCACCGCTCCAAGGGGACAGGAGAGCTTGGCTGCAGACCAGACATTGA
- the LOC127864543 gene encoding uncharacterized protein LOC127864543 isoform X5 codes for MVQRDKKSQEKVGSNYKGCHKKKSEVNQPSDSSATNNANTTSLPLRDTAAPSLPSPDTQAPSLPSPDTQDPSLPSPDTQAPSLPSPDTQAPSLPSPDTQAPSLPSHDTQAPSLPSPDTQALSLPSPDTQVPSLPSPDTQAPSLPSPDTQAPSLPSPDTQAPSLPSHDTQAPSLPSPDTQALSLPSPDTQAPSLPSPDTQAPSLPSPDTQAPSLPSPDTQAPSLPSPNTQDPSLPSPDTQDPCLPSPNTQDPSLPSPDAQDPSLPSPDAQDPSLPSPDTQAPISTENNNNNSKQVPSQHPCALHVVNECVTTDRLVPPLQGDNRLVPPLQGDRRAWLQTRH; via the exons ATGGTTCAAAGGGACAAAAAAAGCCAGGAAAAGGTTGGCAGCAATTACAAGGGCTGCCACAAAAAGAAG AGCGAAGTGAACCAGCCATCAGACAGCAGCGCAACCAACAATGCCAACACTACCAGCCTGCCTTTACGTGACACTGCGGCCCCCAGCCTGCCTTCACCTGACACTCAGGCCCCAAGCCTGCCTTCACCTGACACTCAGGACCCAAGCCTGCCTTCACCTGACACTCAGGCACCCAGCCTGCCTTCACCTGACACTCAGGCCCCAAGCCTGCCTTCACCTGACACTCAGGCACCCAGCCTGCCTTCACATGACACTCAGGCCCCAAGCCTGCCTTCACCTGACACTCAGGCCCTAAGCCTGCCTTCACCTGACACTCAGGTCCCAAGCCTGCCTTCACCTGACACTCAGGCCCCAAGCCTGCCTTCACCTGACACTCAGGCCCCAAGCCTGCCTTCACCTGACACTCAGGCACCCAGCCTGCCTTCACATGACACTCAGGCCCCAAGCCTGCCTTCACCTGACACTCAGGCCCTAAGCCTGCCTTCAC CTGACACTCAGGCCCCAAGCCTGCCTTCACCTGACACTCAGGCCCCCAGCCTGCCTTCACCTGACACTCAGGCCCCAAGCCTGCCTTCACCTGACACTCAGGCCCCCAGCCTGCCTTCACCTAATACTCAGGACCCCAGTCTGCCTTCACCTGACACTCAGGACCCATGCCTGCCTTCACCTAACACTCAGGACCCCAGCCTGCCTTCACCTGATGCTCAGGACCCCAGCCTGCCTTCACCTGATGCTCAGGACCCCAGCCTGCCTTCACCTGACACTCAGGCCCCAATAAGCACagagaacaacaacaacaactccaAACAG GTGCCCTCCCAGCACCCCTGCGCCCTGCATGTTGTCAACGAATGTGTGACCACCGACAGACTGGTACCACCGCTCCAAGGGGACAACAGACTGGTACCACCGCTCCAAGGGGACAGGAGAGCTTGGCTGCAGACCAGACATTGA
- the LOC127864543 gene encoding uncharacterized protein LOC127864543 isoform X24 has translation MVQRDKKSQEKVGSNYKGCHKKKSEVNQPSDSSATNNANTTSLPLRDTAAPSLPSPDTQAPSLPSPDTQDPSLPSPDTQAPSLPSPDTQAPSLPSPDTQAPSLPSHDTQAPSLPSPDTQALSLPSPDTQVPSLPSPDTQAPSLPSPDTQAPSLPSPDTQAPSLPSHDTQAPSLPSPDTQALSLPSPDTQAPSLPSPDTQAPSLPSPDTQAPSLPSPNTQDPSLPSPDAQDPSLPSPDAQDPSLPSPDTQAPISTENNNNNSKQVPSQHPCALHVVNECVTTDRLVPPLQGDNRLVPPLQGDRRAWLQTRH, from the exons ATGGTTCAAAGGGACAAAAAAAGCCAGGAAAAGGTTGGCAGCAATTACAAGGGCTGCCACAAAAAGAAG AGCGAAGTGAACCAGCCATCAGACAGCAGCGCAACCAACAATGCCAACACTACCAGCCTGCCTTTACGTGACACTGCGGCCCCCAGCCTGCCTTCACCTGACACTCAGGCCCCAAGCCTGCCTTCACCTGACACTCAGGACCCAAGCCTGCCTTCACCTGACACTCAGGCACCCAGCCTGCCTTCACCTGACACTCAGGCCCCAAGCCTGCCTTCACCTGACACTCAGGCACCCAGCCTGCCTTCACATGACACTCAGGCCCCAAGCCTGCCTTCACCTGACACTCAGGCCCTAAGCCTGCCTTCACCTGACACTCAGGTCCCAAGCCTGCCTTCACCTGACACTCAGGCCCCAAGCCTGCCTTCACCTGACACTCAGGCCCCAAGCCTGCCTTCACCTGACACTCAGGCACCCAGCCTGCCTTCACATGACACTCAGGCCCCAAGCCTGCCTTCACCTGACACTCAGGCCCTAAGCCTGCCTTCAC CTGACACTCAGGCCCCAAGCCTGCCTTCACCTGACACTCAGGCCCCCAGCCTGCCTTCAC CTGACACTCAGGCCCCCAGCCTGCCTTCAC CTAACACTCAGGACCCCAGCCTGCCTTCACCTGATGCTCAGGACCCCAGCCTGCCTTCACCTGATGCTCAGGACCCCAGCCTGCCTTCACCTGACACTCAGGCCCCAATAAGCACagagaacaacaacaacaactccaAACAG GTGCCCTCCCAGCACCCCTGCGCCCTGCATGTTGTCAACGAATGTGTGACCACCGACAGACTGGTACCACCGCTCCAAGGGGACAACAGACTGGTACCACCGCTCCAAGGGGACAGGAGAGCTTGGCTGCAGACCAGACATTGA
- the LOC127864543 gene encoding uncharacterized protein LOC127864543 isoform X30: MVQRDKKSQEKVGSNYKGCHKKKSEVNQPSDSSATNNANTTSLPLRDTAAPSLPSPDTQAPSLPSPDTQDPSLPSPDTQAPSLPSPDTQAPSLPSPDTQAPSLPSHDTQAPSLPSPDTQALSLPSPDTQVPSLPSPDTQAPSLPSPDTQAPSLPSPDTQAPSLPSPDTQAPSLPSPDTQAPSLPSPNTQDPSLPSPDTQDPCLPSPNTQDPSLPSPDAQDPSLPSPDAQDPSLPSPDTQAPISTENNNNNSKQVPSQHPCALHVVNECVTTDRLVPPLQGDNRLVPPLQGDRRAWLQTRH; the protein is encoded by the exons ATGGTTCAAAGGGACAAAAAAAGCCAGGAAAAGGTTGGCAGCAATTACAAGGGCTGCCACAAAAAGAAG AGCGAAGTGAACCAGCCATCAGACAGCAGCGCAACCAACAATGCCAACACTACCAGCCTGCCTTTACGTGACACTGCGGCCCCCAGCCTGCCTTCACCTGACACTCAGGCCCCAAGCCTGCCTTCACCTGACACTCAGGACCCAAGCCTGCCTTCACCTGACACTCAGGCACCCAGCCTGCCTTCACCTGACACTCAGGCCCCAAGCCTGCCTTCACCTGACACTCAGGCACCCAGCCTGCCTTCACATGACACTCAGGCCCCAAGCCTGCCTTCACCTGACACTCAGGCCCTAAGCCTGCCTTCACCTGACACTCAGGTCCCAAGCCTGCCTTCACCTGACACTCAGGCCCCAAGCCTGCCTTCACCTGACACTCAGGCCCCAAGCCTGCCTTCAC CTGACACTCAGGCCCCAAGCCTGCCTTCAC CTGACACTCAGGCCCCAAGCCTGCCTTCACCTGACACTCAGGCCCCCAGCCTGCCTTCACCTAATACTCAGGACCCCAGTCTGCCTTCACCTGACACTCAGGACCCATGCCTGCCTTCACCTAACACTCAGGACCCCAGCCTGCCTTCACCTGATGCTCAGGACCCCAGCCTGCCTTCACCTGATGCTCAGGACCCCAGCCTGCCTTCACCTGACACTCAGGCCCCAATAAGCACagagaacaacaacaacaactccaAACAG GTGCCCTCCCAGCACCCCTGCGCCCTGCATGTTGTCAACGAATGTGTGACCACCGACAGACTGGTACCACCGCTCCAAGGGGACAACAGACTGGTACCACCGCTCCAAGGGGACAGGAGAGCTTGGCTGCAGACCAGACATTGA
- the LOC127864543 gene encoding uncharacterized protein LOC127864543 isoform X41 encodes MVQRDKKSQEKVGSNYKGCHKKKSEVNQPSDSSATNNANTTSLPLRDTAAPSLPSPDTQAPSLPSPDTQDPSLPSPDTQAPSLPSPDTQAPSLPSPDTQAPSLPSHDTQAPSLPSPDTQALSLPSPDTQAPSLPSPDTQAPSLPSPDTQAPSLPSPDTQAPSLPSPNTQDPSLPSPDTQDPCLPSPNTQDPSLPSPDAQDPSLPSPDAQDPSLPSPDTQAPISTENNNNNSKQVPSQHPCALHVVNECVTTDRLVPPLQGDNRLVPPLQGDRRAWLQTRH; translated from the exons ATGGTTCAAAGGGACAAAAAAAGCCAGGAAAAGGTTGGCAGCAATTACAAGGGCTGCCACAAAAAGAAG AGCGAAGTGAACCAGCCATCAGACAGCAGCGCAACCAACAATGCCAACACTACCAGCCTGCCTTTACGTGACACTGCGGCCCCCAGCCTGCCTTCACCTGACACTCAGGCCCCAAGCCTGCCTTCACCTGACACTCAGGACCCAAGCCTGCCTTCACCTGACACTCAGGCACCCAGCCTGCCTTCACCTGACACTCAGGCCCCAAGCCTGCCTTCACCTGACACTCAGGCACCCAGCCTGCCTTCACATGACACTCAGGCCCCAAGCCTGCCTTCACCTGACACTCAGGCCCTAAGCCTGCCTTCAC CTGACACTCAGGCCCCAAGCCTGCCTTCAC CTGACACTCAGGCCCCAAGCCTGCCTTCACCTGACACTCAGGCCCCCAGCCTGCCTTCAC CTGACACTCAGGCCCCCAGCCTGCCTTCACCTAATACTCAGGACCCCAGTCTGCCTTCACCTGACACTCAGGACCCATGCCTGCCTTCACCTAACACTCAGGACCCCAGCCTGCCTTCACCTGATGCTCAGGACCCCAGCCTGCCTTCACCTGATGCTCAGGACCCCAGCCTGCCTTCACCTGACACTCAGGCCCCAATAAGCACagagaacaacaacaacaactccaAACAG GTGCCCTCCCAGCACCCCTGCGCCCTGCATGTTGTCAACGAATGTGTGACCACCGACAGACTGGTACCACCGCTCCAAGGGGACAACAGACTGGTACCACCGCTCCAAGGGGACAGGAGAGCTTGGCTGCAGACCAGACATTGA
- the LOC127864543 gene encoding uncharacterized protein LOC127864543 isoform X20 has translation MVQRDKKSQEKVGSNYKGCHKKKSEVNQPSDSSATNNANTTSLPLRDTAAPSLPSPDTQAPSLPSPDTQDPSLPSPDTQAPSLPSPDTQAPSLPSPDTQAPSLPSHDTQAPSLPSPDTQALSLPSPDTQVPSLPSPDTQAPSLPSPDTQAPSLPSPDTQAPSLPSPDTQAPSLPSPDTQAPSLPSPDTQAPSLPSPNTQDPSLPSPDTQDPCLPSPNTQDPSLPSPDAQDPSLPSPDAQDPSLPSPDTQAPISTENNNNNSKQVPSQHPCALHVVNECVTTDRLVPPLQGDNRLVPPLQGDRRAWLQTRH, from the exons ATGGTTCAAAGGGACAAAAAAAGCCAGGAAAAGGTTGGCAGCAATTACAAGGGCTGCCACAAAAAGAAG AGCGAAGTGAACCAGCCATCAGACAGCAGCGCAACCAACAATGCCAACACTACCAGCCTGCCTTTACGTGACACTGCGGCCCCCAGCCTGCCTTCACCTGACACTCAGGCCCCAAGCCTGCCTTCACCTGACACTCAGGACCCAAGCCTGCCTTCACCTGACACTCAGGCACCCAGCCTGCCTTCACCTGACACTCAGGCCCCAAGCCTGCCTTCACCTGACACTCAGGCACCCAGCCTGCCTTCACATGACACTCAGGCCCCAAGCCTGCCTTCACCTGACACTCAGGCCCTAAGCCTGCCTTCACCTGACACTCAGGTCCCAAGCCTGCCTTCACCTGACACTCAGGCCCCAAGCCTGCCTTCACCTGACACTCAGGCCCCAAGCCTGCCTTCAC CTGACACTCAGGCCCCAAGCCTGCCTTCACCTGACACTCAGGCCCCCAGCCTGCCTTCACCTGACACTCAGGCCCCAAGCCTGCCTTCACCTGACACTCAGGCCCCCAGCCTGCCTTCACCTAATACTCAGGACCCCAGTCTGCCTTCACCTGACACTCAGGACCCATGCCTGCCTTCACCTAACACTCAGGACCCCAGCCTGCCTTCACCTGATGCTCAGGACCCCAGCCTGCCTTCACCTGATGCTCAGGACCCCAGCCTGCCTTCACCTGACACTCAGGCCCCAATAAGCACagagaacaacaacaacaactccaAACAG GTGCCCTCCCAGCACCCCTGCGCCCTGCATGTTGTCAACGAATGTGTGACCACCGACAGACTGGTACCACCGCTCCAAGGGGACAACAGACTGGTACCACCGCTCCAAGGGGACAGGAGAGCTTGGCTGCAGACCAGACATTGA
- the LOC127864543 gene encoding uncharacterized protein LOC127864543 isoform X8, translating to MKISEVNQPSDSSATNNANTTSLPLRDTAAPSLPSPDTQAPSLPSPDTQDPSLPSPDTQAPSLPSPDTQAPSLPSPDTQAPSLPSHDTQAPSLPSPDTQALSLPSPDTQVPSLPSPDTQAPSLPSPDTQAPSLPSPDTQAPSLPSHDTQAPSLPSPDTQALSLPSPDTQVPSLPSPDTQAPSLPSPDTQAPSLPSPDTQAPSLPSPDTQAPSLPSPNTQDPSLPSPDTQDPCLPSPNTQDPSLPSPDAQDPSLPSPDAQDPSLPSPDTQAPISTENNNNNSKQVPSQHPCALHVVNECVTTDRLVPPLQGDNRLVPPLQGDRRAWLQTRH from the exons ATGAAAATA AGCGAAGTGAACCAGCCATCAGACAGCAGCGCAACCAACAATGCCAACACTACCAGCCTGCCTTTACGTGACACTGCGGCCCCCAGCCTGCCTTCACCTGACACTCAGGCCCCAAGCCTGCCTTCACCTGACACTCAGGACCCAAGCCTGCCTTCACCTGACACTCAGGCACCCAGCCTGCCTTCACCTGACACTCAGGCCCCAAGCCTGCCTTCACCTGACACTCAGGCACCCAGCCTGCCTTCACATGACACTCAGGCCCCAAGCCTGCCTTCACCTGACACTCAGGCCCTAAGCCTGCCTTCACCTGACACTCAGGTCCCAAGCCTGCCTTCACCTGACACTCAGGCCCCAAGCCTGCCTTCACCTGACACTCAGGCCCCAAGCCTGCCTTCACCTGACACTCAGGCACCCAGCCTGCCTTCACATGACACTCAGGCCCCAAGCCTGCCTTCACCTGACACTCAGGCCCTAAGCCTGCCTTCACCTGACACTCAGGTCCCAAGCCTGCCTTCACCTGACACTCAGGCCCCAAGCCTGCCTTCACCTGACACTCAGGCCCCCAGCCTGCCTTCACCTGACACTCAGGCCCCAAGCCTGCCTTCACCTGACACTCAGGCCCCCAGCCTGCCTTCACCTAATACTCAGGACCCCAGTCTGCCTTCACCTGACACTCAGGACCCATGCCTGCCTTCACCTAACACTCAGGACCCCAGCCTGCCTTCACCTGATGCTCAGGACCCCAGCCTGCCTTCACCTGATGCTCAGGACCCCAGCCTGCCTTCACCTGACACTCAGGCCCCAATAAGCACagagaacaacaacaacaactccaAACAG GTGCCCTCCCAGCACCCCTGCGCCCTGCATGTTGTCAACGAATGTGTGACCACCGACAGACTGGTACCACCGCTCCAAGGGGACAACAGACTGGTACCACCGCTCCAAGGGGACAGGAGAGCTTGGCTGCAGACCAGACATTGA
- the LOC127864543 gene encoding uncharacterized protein LOC127864543 isoform X6: MVQRDKKSQEKVGSNYKGCHKKKSEVNQPSDSSATNNANTTSLPLRDTAAPSLPSPDTQAPSLPSPDTQDPSLPSPDTQAPSLPSPDTQAPSLPSPDTQAPSLPSHDTQAPSLPSPDTQALSLPSPDTQVPSLPSPDTQAPSLPSPDTQAPSLPSPDTQAPSLPSHDTQAPSLPSPDTQALSLPSPDTQVPSLPSPDTQAPSLPSPDTQAPSLPSPDTQAPSLPSPNTQDPSLPSPDTQDPCLPSPNTQDPSLPSPDAQDPSLPSPDAQDPSLPSPDTQAPISTENNNNNSKQVPSQHPCALHVVNECVTTDRLVPPLQGDNRLVPPLQGDRRAWLQTRH; this comes from the exons ATGGTTCAAAGGGACAAAAAAAGCCAGGAAAAGGTTGGCAGCAATTACAAGGGCTGCCACAAAAAGAAG AGCGAAGTGAACCAGCCATCAGACAGCAGCGCAACCAACAATGCCAACACTACCAGCCTGCCTTTACGTGACACTGCGGCCCCCAGCCTGCCTTCACCTGACACTCAGGCCCCAAGCCTGCCTTCACCTGACACTCAGGACCCAAGCCTGCCTTCACCTGACACTCAGGCACCCAGCCTGCCTTCACCTGACACTCAGGCCCCAAGCCTGCCTTCACCTGACACTCAGGCACCCAGCCTGCCTTCACATGACACTCAGGCCCCAAGCCTGCCTTCACCTGACACTCAGGCCCTAAGCCTGCCTTCACCTGACACTCAGGTCCCAAGCCTGCCTTCACCTGACACTCAGGCCCCAAGCCTGCCTTCACCTGACACTCAGGCCCCAAGCCTGCCTTCACCTGACACTCAGGCACCCAGCCTGCCTTCACATGACACTCAGGCCCCAAGCCTGCCTTCACCTGACACTCAGGCCCTAAGCCTGCCTTCACCTGACACTCAGGTCCCAAGCCTGCCTTCACCTGACACTCAGGCCCCAAGCCTGCCTTCAC CTGACACTCAGGCCCCAAGCCTGCCTTCACCTGACACTCAGGCCCCCAGCCTGCCTTCACCTAATACTCAGGACCCCAGTCTGCCTTCACCTGACACTCAGGACCCATGCCTGCCTTCACCTAACACTCAGGACCCCAGCCTGCCTTCACCTGATGCTCAGGACCCCAGCCTGCCTTCACCTGATGCTCAGGACCCCAGCCTGCCTTCACCTGACACTCAGGCCCCAATAAGCACagagaacaacaacaacaactccaAACAG GTGCCCTCCCAGCACCCCTGCGCCCTGCATGTTGTCAACGAATGTGTGACCACCGACAGACTGGTACCACCGCTCCAAGGGGACAACAGACTGGTACCACCGCTCCAAGGGGACAGGAGAGCTTGGCTGCAGACCAGACATTGA
- the LOC127864543 gene encoding uncharacterized protein LOC127864543 isoform X18, which translates to MVQRDKKSQEKVGSNYKGCHKKKSEVNQPSDSSATNNANTTSLPLRDTAAPSLPSPDTQAPSLPSPDTQDPSLPSPDTQAPSLPSPDTQAPSLPSPDTQAPSLPSHDTQAPSLPSPDTQALSLPSPDTQVPSLPSPDTQAPSLPSPDTQAPSLPSPDTQAPSLPSHDTQAPSLPSPDTQALSLPSPDTQVPSLPSPDTQAPSLPSPDTQAPSLPSPDTQAPSLPSPNTQDPSLPSPDAQDPSLPSPDAQDPSLPSPDTQAPISTENNNNNSKQVPSQHPCALHVVNECVTTDRLVPPLQGDNRLVPPLQGDRRAWLQTRH; encoded by the exons ATGGTTCAAAGGGACAAAAAAAGCCAGGAAAAGGTTGGCAGCAATTACAAGGGCTGCCACAAAAAGAAG AGCGAAGTGAACCAGCCATCAGACAGCAGCGCAACCAACAATGCCAACACTACCAGCCTGCCTTTACGTGACACTGCGGCCCCCAGCCTGCCTTCACCTGACACTCAGGCCCCAAGCCTGCCTTCACCTGACACTCAGGACCCAAGCCTGCCTTCACCTGACACTCAGGCACCCAGCCTGCCTTCACCTGACACTCAGGCCCCAAGCCTGCCTTCACCTGACACTCAGGCACCCAGCCTGCCTTCACATGACACTCAGGCCCCAAGCCTGCCTTCACCTGACACTCAGGCCCTAAGCCTGCCTTCACCTGACACTCAGGTCCCAAGCCTGCCTTCACCTGACACTCAGGCCCCAAGCCTGCCTTCACCTGACACTCAGGCCCCAAGCCTGCCTTCACCTGACACTCAGGCACCCAGCCTGCCTTCACATGACACTCAGGCCCCAAGCCTGCCTTCACCTGACACTCAGGCCCTAAGCCTGCCTTCACCTGACACTCAGGTCCCAAGCCTGCCTTCACCTGACACTCAGGCCCCAAGCCTGCCTTCAC CTGACACTCAGGCCCCAAGCCTGCCTTCACCTGACACTCAGGCCCCCAGCCTGCCTTCAC CTAACACTCAGGACCCCAGCCTGCCTTCACCTGATGCTCAGGACCCCAGCCTGCCTTCACCTGATGCTCAGGACCCCAGCCTGCCTTCACCTGACACTCAGGCCCCAATAAGCACagagaacaacaacaacaactccaAACAG GTGCCCTCCCAGCACCCCTGCGCCCTGCATGTTGTCAACGAATGTGTGACCACCGACAGACTGGTACCACCGCTCCAAGGGGACAACAGACTGGTACCACCGCTCCAAGGGGACAGGAGAGCTTGGCTGCAGACCAGACATTGA